From a region of the Rouxiella sp. S1S-2 genome:
- the aroG gene encoding 3-deoxy-7-phosphoheptulonate synthase AroG gives MNYQNDDLRIKEIKELLPPVALLEKFPATDKAAKTVSQARNAIHKILKGNDDRLLVVIGPCSIHDPKAAKEYAARLLTLRDELRGELEVVMRVYFEKPRTTVGWKGLINDPQMNNSFQINDGLRIARKLLLDINDIGLPAAGEFLDMITPQYLADLMSWGAIGARTTESQVHRELASGLSCPVGFKNGTDGTIKVAIDAINAAGAPHCFLSVTKWGHSAIVNTAGNSDCHIILRGGKKPNYSAEDVKEVKDGLKKGGLPAQIMIDFSHANSSKQFQKQMEVCEDVCAQLANGEQAIMGVMVESNLIEGNQSLDTGEPLVYGQSVTDACIGWEDTETLLRNLANSVKQRRG, from the coding sequence ATGAATTATCAAAACGACGATTTACGTATCAAAGAAATTAAGGAACTTTTGCCGCCGGTTGCCTTGTTGGAAAAATTTCCGGCAACAGACAAGGCCGCAAAAACGGTTTCCCAGGCGCGCAATGCTATCCATAAGATATTGAAGGGTAATGACGATCGTCTGTTGGTGGTAATTGGTCCCTGTTCTATTCACGACCCCAAGGCGGCCAAAGAGTATGCAGCCCGTCTGCTGACCCTGCGTGACGAGTTGCGCGGCGAGCTTGAAGTGGTTATGCGCGTTTATTTTGAAAAGCCGCGTACTACCGTGGGTTGGAAAGGGTTGATTAACGATCCGCAGATGAACAACAGTTTTCAGATTAATGACGGCCTGAGAATTGCGCGTAAATTGTTGCTGGATATTAATGACATTGGTTTACCGGCGGCGGGCGAGTTCCTCGACATGATAACGCCACAGTATCTGGCCGACCTGATGAGCTGGGGCGCAATTGGCGCGCGCACCACGGAGTCTCAGGTTCACCGCGAGCTGGCATCTGGCCTGTCGTGCCCTGTCGGTTTCAAAAACGGGACTGACGGCACTATCAAAGTGGCTATCGACGCTATCAATGCGGCGGGCGCTCCCCACTGTTTCCTGTCAGTGACCAAATGGGGCCATTCGGCTATCGTGAATACCGCGGGCAACAGCGATTGCCACATCATTTTGCGCGGCGGCAAAAAGCCAAACTACAGCGCTGAAGATGTGAAAGAAGTGAAAGATGGCCTGAAGAAGGGCGGTCTGCCGGCACAAATCATGATCGACTTCAGCCACGCTAACAGCAGCAAGCAGTTTCAAAAGCAGATGGAAGTCTGTGAGGACGTTTGCGCACAGTTGGCCAACGGCGAGCAGGCGATTATGGGCGTGATGGTTGAAAGCAACCTGATTGAAGGCAATCAGAGCCTGGACACCGGTGAACCTTTGGTTTACGGACAAAGTGTGACTGATGCCTGCATCGGCTGGGAAGATACGGAAACCCTGCTGCGTAATCTGGCGAATTCAGTGAAACAGCGTCGCGGTTAA
- a CDS encoding protein YbgS, with amino-acid sequence MKKFATLLLAAGLALSSGAVFAEGTDAGSNNGNANQTGGPGSVQKLAPNGVDNNKINTSNTNTAQEKHHKKTTQMHKKTSKNADHKITMCKDGRCPNQTPGTKQSKATGN; translated from the coding sequence ATGAAAAAGTTCGCAACGTTACTTCTTGCCGCTGGTTTAGCCTTAAGCAGTGGCGCTGTATTTGCAGAAGGTACTGACGCGGGTTCCAATAACGGTAACGCCAATCAGACGGGCGGCCCGGGATCGGTTCAAAAACTTGCGCCTAACGGTGTAGATAATAACAAGATCAACACCTCTAACACCAACACAGCGCAAGAAAAGCATCATAAAAAAACCACCCAAATGCACAAAAAAACCAGCAAAAATGCGGATCATAAAATAACGATGTGTAAAGACGGCCGCTGCCCAAACCAGACTCCGGGCACCAAGCAGTCCAAGGCAACGGGTAATTAA
- the galM gene encoding galactose-1-epimerase yields the protein MLTPVNAQRAPDGSPFQLVTLKNPAGTTATFMDWGATWLSLVLPLPCGENRELLLGCKGPEDYVNQSAYLGATVGRYANRIARSQFQIDCKPHLLVANQGVHQLHGGPEGFNARRWKILNYTQQKVSFQLVSPDGDQGYPGELTAEVHYQLTDDNRLEISYKAQVDKLCPVNLTNHAYFNLDGEGHDARKQKLQLFAERFLPIDSDGIPCADLTSVQQTGMDFRTPKTLAQDFLKDRDQQRVKGYDHAYLLFATCNANDNPAAHLWSGDEKVKMSVFTSAPALQFYSGNFLNGTPNRSGGQYANYSGVALESEFLPDSPNHSTWPQPSCWIKPGQIYRSATVYQFFAM from the coding sequence ATGTTAACACCAGTCAACGCCCAGCGAGCCCCAGACGGCTCGCCTTTTCAGTTGGTTACGCTAAAAAATCCTGCAGGGACAACGGCAACCTTTATGGATTGGGGCGCGACCTGGTTGTCATTAGTGCTGCCACTGCCGTGCGGTGAAAACCGCGAATTACTGCTGGGTTGCAAGGGGCCGGAAGACTACGTCAACCAGAGCGCCTATTTGGGCGCTACTGTAGGTCGTTACGCTAACCGTATTGCGCGTTCGCAGTTTCAAATCGATTGTAAACCGCATCTGTTGGTCGCCAATCAGGGCGTACATCAGCTGCACGGCGGGCCTGAGGGTTTCAACGCTCGTCGTTGGAAAATACTTAATTACACCCAGCAGAAAGTCAGCTTTCAGCTGGTTTCTCCTGATGGCGATCAGGGGTATCCGGGCGAATTAACGGCGGAAGTGCACTACCAGCTTACCGACGATAACCGGCTTGAAATCAGCTACAAGGCGCAGGTCGATAAACTGTGTCCTGTTAACCTGACCAACCACGCCTATTTCAATCTCGACGGTGAAGGTCACGACGCACGTAAGCAAAAGCTGCAGCTGTTTGCCGAACGTTTTCTGCCGATCGACAGCGACGGAATTCCCTGTGCGGATCTCACCTCTGTTCAGCAAACCGGCATGGATTTCCGTACGCCGAAAACGCTGGCGCAGGATTTCCTCAAGGATCGCGATCAGCAGCGGGTCAAGGGCTACGACCACGCCTATCTGCTGTTTGCCACCTGCAACGCCAATGACAATCCGGCGGCGCACCTCTGGTCTGGCGATGAAAAAGTAAAAATGTCGGTATTTACCTCAGCCCCTGCGCTGCAGTTTTACAGTGGCAACTTCCTCAACGGCACGCCAAACCGCAGCGGTGGGCAGTATGCCAACTACAGCGGCGTGGCACTTGAGAGTGAGTTTCTTCCCGACAGCCCGAACCACTCAACCTGGCCACAGCCAAGCTGCTGGATAAAGCCGGGTCAAATTTATCGTTCGGCTACGGTCTATCAGTTTTTTGCGATGTAG
- a CDS encoding TonB-dependent receptor domain-containing protein has product MSTHKGKRHLKTLLSLSLVASSVMSAVAAETANTAPVVKNSDNKADAGDVMTVISPKVVRKAGDETRLTAKDMQKDGGNDFGTIMRYQPLISATGSAGGSSVGKSGFDRGGYTGYNVRGLESNRVAIDVDGIAQPNATGRPYVGRAGQDTFGIGRDFIDPYMYGNVDIQSGATHVSYANTSIGGSVSFKPKSADDYLSENKHSYFGYQSDYDSSNRSWHNGFTVAGGDRDLSGIVVLSRRDGQETRNNSGTLDAYPANWHSDSVMASGTWAATDTHTLTGTVDLFTKTNHTNFDSWNTAGSATNGTNNQTSETRRLTASLLDHWTPYSLLVDTVDTKLFYQKTQAHDNTFGPSSTTGTSLVRTFSDSNTHTFGFDNKMAKSWGVHEFRWGLNGNISETDRPFSQSPAQSIYSYIMPPAANSRTYVFGAFAEDTMTWDLAGHNFSVVPGLRLAYQKSEPQDLSTLANSSLSESALSTLYSSNSDTQLLPSLAFIYDITPKVQTYLQYKRGAQFPDASQLYGSWNLSSSYAGSAQYALIGNSNLKTETSNNYEWGLKGEATEGITFNLNAFYSQYSNFIAYTRYTRAGSPGIFANIPSNIYTAYEAENRDKAYIYGTSLSARFNFGTWYHEVNGLSARMAFGYAKGASKSSYNGDKYVDLDSVPPMKLVTGLAWDDPSGLYGVAATATFNKGKQATATNRQTYTNTGTAITDSSTEYARIPGYGVVDLTGYWQVAKNVKLSGGVYNLTDRKYWDYLSTRNNEISTAQDKADLALATMPGRTFQLGVNVDF; this is encoded by the coding sequence ATGTCTACACATAAGGGAAAGCGTCACCTTAAGACCCTGCTGTCTTTAAGCCTGGTCGCCAGCTCGGTAATGAGCGCCGTTGCAGCGGAAACGGCTAACACTGCACCCGTGGTTAAAAATTCAGATAATAAAGCCGATGCTGGCGACGTCATGACCGTTATCTCTCCAAAAGTGGTGAGAAAGGCCGGTGACGAGACCAGGCTGACGGCGAAAGATATGCAAAAAGACGGCGGTAACGATTTTGGTACCATTATGCGTTACCAGCCATTAATCAGTGCAACAGGCTCGGCGGGCGGTTCATCGGTCGGTAAAAGCGGTTTCGACCGCGGCGGTTATACCGGTTACAACGTGCGCGGTCTGGAATCAAACCGCGTGGCCATCGACGTAGACGGCATTGCCCAACCCAATGCCACGGGCCGACCTTACGTCGGGCGAGCGGGGCAGGACACCTTTGGTATCGGCCGTGACTTTATCGACCCGTATATGTATGGCAACGTCGATATTCAATCGGGTGCAACCCATGTTTCCTACGCCAATACCTCAATCGGCGGCTCGGTTTCTTTCAAACCTAAGTCAGCCGACGACTACCTGAGTGAAAACAAGCACAGCTATTTTGGCTATCAGAGTGACTACGACTCTTCAAACCGCAGCTGGCATAACGGGTTTACCGTGGCCGGTGGCGATCGCGACCTGAGCGGAATTGTGGTACTCAGCCGTCGTGACGGTCAGGAAACCCGCAACAATAGCGGCACGTTGGATGCTTATCCGGCTAACTGGCACTCCGATTCGGTGATGGCATCCGGCACGTGGGCGGCAACCGATACCCATACGCTGACCGGCACCGTTGATCTTTTCACCAAGACTAACCATACCAACTTTGACTCATGGAACACCGCCGGTTCTGCCACTAATGGCACTAACAACCAAACCAGCGAAACCCGTCGTCTGACCGCCAGCCTGCTCGACCATTGGACGCCGTATTCACTGCTGGTGGACACCGTTGATACCAAGCTGTTCTATCAAAAAACGCAGGCCCACGACAACACCTTTGGCCCAAGTTCTACCACCGGTACCAGTCTGGTTCGTACCTTTTCTGACTCCAATACCCATACCTTTGGATTCGATAACAAGATGGCTAAGTCCTGGGGAGTCCATGAATTCCGCTGGGGCCTAAATGGCAACATCTCCGAGACTGACCGTCCGTTCAGCCAGTCGCCCGCGCAGAGTATTTACAGCTACATCATGCCTCCGGCGGCCAACAGTCGTACTTATGTTTTTGGCGCATTTGCCGAAGACACCATGACCTGGGACTTGGCTGGCCACAACTTCTCGGTAGTGCCCGGTTTGAGATTGGCTTATCAGAAGTCTGAGCCACAGGACCTCTCGACGCTGGCCAATAGCTCTCTTTCCGAGTCGGCGCTATCTACGCTCTACAGTTCCAACAGTGATACACAGTTACTGCCTTCACTGGCCTTCATCTACGACATTACGCCGAAGGTGCAGACTTACCTGCAGTACAAACGAGGCGCTCAGTTCCCGGATGCCAGCCAGCTTTATGGTTCATGGAACCTGAGCTCAAGCTATGCTGGCTCGGCGCAGTACGCGTTGATCGGTAACTCCAATCTGAAGACAGAAACCAGCAACAACTATGAGTGGGGCCTTAAGGGCGAGGCGACGGAGGGGATCACCTTTAACCTCAACGCGTTCTATAGCCAATATTCTAACTTTATTGCCTACACCCGCTACACGCGCGCAGGCAGTCCGGGGATTTTCGCCAACATCCCGAGCAACATCTATACCGCGTATGAAGCAGAGAACCGCGATAAAGCCTATATCTACGGCACCAGTCTCAGCGCCAGGTTTAACTTTGGTACCTGGTATCACGAGGTCAACGGCCTGAGTGCACGAATGGCGTTTGGCTATGCGAAGGGCGCGTCCAAGTCGAGCTACAACGGCGATAAATACGTTGATCTCGACAGCGTCCCGCCGATGAAACTGGTGACTGGCCTGGCGTGGGATGACCCATCAGGACTGTATGGCGTGGCAGCAACGGCGACCTTCAACAAAGGGAAACAGGCCACGGCGACTAACCGTCAGACTTACACCAATACCGGTACGGCAATTACTGATTCTTCCACCGAATATGCCCGTATTCCGGGCTATGGCGTTGTTGATTTGACCGGTTACTGGCAGGTTGCTAAAAACGTTAAACTCAGCGGCGGTGTTTATAACCTGACCGACCGTAAATACTGGGATTACTTGAGTACTCGCAACAATGAAATCTCAACGGCTCAGGATAAAGCCGATCTTGCATTGGCGACGATGCCGGGCAGAACCTTCCAACTGGGGGTGAATGTCGATTTCTAA
- a CDS encoding glycosyl hydrolase family 18 protein: MKRNHKFTLVAIATMAALYGTQTFAVQVTPEQSGQLNPVLKGEAESVSRYRGDRIEGKLGWKEWSNDMEGLNANSPKNYKVYEVKYTNPNDEEPVRVGELNLNNKGFNAQLEKNVPFKVSGKKVVGMYFDEWAYWERAFTADFVPAKNLTHVYYGFVGICDFGSLRPVNTQLPVTNNNGLKAEGNERGANILKAMCGQGKFPLWNGSEQDWNAGLDTPAKQQGDFNITKYDPQASHFGFDAMKKMKQVNPQLKAIVSIGGWTLSSPFHAMVETQAGRDIFVKSAMKFLADNPFVDGLDLDWEFVGFTGPSDMGNLAIHGVKEERARYTSLVKQLRKAMDDKYGTGEGRKELSAAVGASPAKLSAIDFNALKDDFDYINIMSYDMYGAFTRNPSHQAAVNAKPLAGAYTTPGSSTLLKDESGEIIKDARGNTISNEQAMRNFSTEGAIKAILDNNPDFPAEKLNLGAAAYSRGWHSVSVKPEHDKLFWHGIANGTEVSRKGLGSNGTFENGVTDYRELYDNYVSKNKDVYYDTQAEAAYIWEPIAKVNNNPTAHVESFDSQRSVIAKGQLVKKYGLGGMFAWAASNDNGLILNSMNAAVCNKLDNGNYYNFTEKYNGEVNTTVVSEQNGIATKVDEVMNLNPAAYKFNGETYCESTGEEEGQAPTAKLSKTSITAVATLTTNFGYAVEGSSNQQNVSYAWDKVEGDAGITLKSKNTAATQVVVKSGVKDASARFRLTVTSKDDKKLKSEAFVNVTVIAPAVTVSGGNSMASNSPLTLKAKANFDNGQTGMQYTWKLSKDGQVVANGINQSGKIKAGLEKGNYTASVEAYSDKGPRRATSEHQIKVTANGNGQVKPNQPFIDGLKLVITPTDKANAVTFNGVTSSTADPKGNPAYSWTVPANAQNQTGGKVKKGFTIKKTDAEQRLNVSVEVKVGKLDRTLTQSIVVPAKAGSDDNGNDNGNDNGNDNGNGQAHPKFEFGKAYKGGDKVMGTDGSVYECKGWPATNWCNVAKGTAQEVHYTPGSGVNWSDAWIKI, encoded by the coding sequence ATGAAGAGAAATCACAAGTTTACACTTGTTGCCATAGCAACGATGGCGGCACTGTATGGTACTCAAACGTTTGCCGTGCAAGTGACACCGGAACAATCTGGCCAGTTGAACCCCGTGTTAAAAGGTGAGGCTGAAAGTGTGAGTCGCTATCGCGGAGATCGCATTGAGGGTAAGTTAGGCTGGAAAGAATGGTCCAACGATATGGAAGGGTTAAATGCAAATAGCCCTAAAAATTATAAAGTCTATGAAGTGAAATATACTAACCCAAATGATGAAGAGCCTGTTCGAGTAGGTGAGCTTAATTTAAATAATAAAGGGTTTAATGCGCAGTTAGAAAAAAACGTCCCTTTCAAAGTCAGTGGAAAGAAAGTCGTCGGCATGTATTTTGATGAGTGGGCGTATTGGGAGCGAGCTTTCACTGCTGACTTTGTGCCAGCTAAAAATTTGACACACGTTTATTACGGTTTTGTCGGGATTTGCGATTTCGGCAGTTTACGCCCTGTGAATACCCAACTGCCGGTGACGAATAATAATGGTCTGAAAGCTGAGGGCAACGAGCGCGGTGCCAATATTCTCAAAGCAATGTGTGGCCAGGGCAAATTCCCGTTGTGGAACGGAAGTGAGCAGGACTGGAACGCAGGCCTCGACACGCCAGCCAAGCAGCAGGGCGATTTCAATATCACCAAATACGATCCTCAGGCTTCGCATTTCGGCTTCGATGCCATGAAAAAAATGAAGCAAGTTAATCCTCAATTGAAGGCTATTGTCTCTATTGGTGGCTGGACATTGAGTTCGCCGTTCCATGCGATGGTTGAAACGCAAGCAGGTCGCGATATCTTTGTTAAGTCTGCGATGAAGTTCCTGGCGGATAACCCGTTTGTAGATGGTTTGGATCTTGATTGGGAATTTGTCGGCTTTACTGGTCCGTCAGATATGGGCAATCTGGCCATTCACGGTGTTAAAGAGGAAAGAGCGCGTTATACCTCTTTGGTCAAACAGCTGCGTAAGGCAATGGATGACAAATATGGTACTGGCGAAGGTCGTAAAGAACTGAGTGCTGCGGTAGGCGCCTCACCGGCAAAACTGTCGGCAATCGACTTTAACGCGCTGAAAGATGATTTTGACTACATCAATATCATGTCTTATGACATGTATGGTGCATTTACGCGCAACCCAAGCCATCAGGCCGCAGTCAACGCCAAGCCGCTTGCCGGCGCTTATACCACGCCAGGTTCTAGTACTCTCCTGAAAGATGAAAGCGGCGAAATCATCAAAGATGCCCGCGGTAATACTATCTCTAATGAGCAGGCGATGCGTAACTTCAGTACTGAAGGCGCGATTAAAGCCATTCTGGATAATAACCCTGATTTCCCTGCGGAAAAACTCAATCTGGGTGCTGCCGCCTATAGCCGCGGCTGGCACAGCGTGAGTGTTAAACCCGAACACGACAAACTTTTCTGGCACGGTATTGCCAACGGTACTGAAGTGAGTCGTAAAGGGTTAGGCAGCAACGGGACCTTTGAGAACGGCGTCACCGACTACCGTGAGTTATATGATAACTACGTGAGCAAAAATAAAGACGTGTACTACGATACCCAGGCTGAAGCTGCCTATATCTGGGAACCGATAGCTAAGGTTAATAACAATCCTACCGCTCACGTCGAAAGTTTCGATTCTCAGCGTTCGGTCATTGCCAAAGGTCAGCTGGTCAAAAAATACGGCCTTGGCGGAATGTTTGCCTGGGCGGCGTCTAACGACAACGGCTTAATCCTCAACAGTATGAATGCTGCCGTGTGTAACAAGCTGGATAACGGGAATTACTATAACTTTACCGAAAAATATAATGGTGAAGTTAACACTACCGTGGTGAGTGAGCAAAATGGTATTGCCACTAAAGTTGACGAAGTCATGAACCTCAACCCTGCTGCTTACAAATTCAACGGTGAAACATATTGTGAATCCACCGGAGAAGAAGAAGGGCAAGCACCTACGGCGAAATTGAGTAAAACGTCTATTACCGCCGTTGCTACCCTGACGACGAATTTTGGCTATGCCGTTGAAGGCAGCAGCAACCAGCAAAATGTCAGTTATGCATGGGACAAAGTAGAAGGTGATGCAGGGATAACCCTGAAAAGTAAAAACACGGCAGCTACCCAAGTAGTCGTCAAATCTGGTGTGAAAGACGCCAGTGCGCGCTTCCGTTTGACGGTCACCAGCAAGGATGACAAAAAGCTGAAAAGCGAAGCCTTCGTCAATGTTACGGTCATTGCACCGGCAGTGACCGTAAGCGGTGGCAACAGCATGGCAAGCAATTCACCGCTGACGCTAAAAGCCAAAGCCAACTTTGACAACGGCCAAACTGGCATGCAATACACCTGGAAACTGTCAAAAGACGGACAGGTTGTGGCCAACGGTATTAACCAGAGTGGCAAGATTAAAGCCGGTTTGGAAAAAGGCAATTATACTGCCAGCGTTGAGGCTTACAGCGACAAAGGCCCACGTCGTGCCACATCTGAACATCAGATTAAAGTGACAGCTAATGGAAATGGTCAGGTAAAACCTAATCAGCCGTTTATCGATGGATTAAAGCTGGTTATTACCCCAACCGATAAAGCAAATGCAGTGACCTTCAACGGTGTCACGTCATCAACGGCTGATCCTAAAGGCAACCCGGCCTATAGCTGGACCGTGCCGGCTAATGCGCAAAATCAGACCGGTGGGAAAGTTAAAAAAGGCTTTACTATCAAGAAAACGGATGCTGAACAGCGCCTGAATGTTTCCGTCGAAGTTAAGGTCGGTAAGCTTGATAGAACCCTGACTCAGTCGATTGTTGTGCCAGCGAAAGCGGGCAGTGACGACAACGGCAACGACAACGGCAACGACAACGGCAACGATAATGGCAACGGCCAGGCGCATCCAAAGTTCGAGTTTGGTAAGGCATACAAGGGCGGTGACAAAGTGATGGGCACTGACGGTAGCGTTTACGAATGTAAAGGCTGGCCTGCAACGAACTGGTGCAATGTAGCAAAAGGCACCGCTCAGGAAGTGCATTACACCCCAGGCTCTGGTGTCAACTGGAGCGACGCCTGGATCAAAATATAA
- a CDS encoding PsiF family protein: MRLPILLSLLATLFVGGNALAAEAVKQASAAQTAQRQKMTDCNQQATTQSLKGDERKTFMSHCLKAETKSMTPQQNKMKSCNADAAKKDLKGDARKTFMSTCLKKAA; the protein is encoded by the coding sequence ATGCGTTTACCAATTTTGTTGTCTTTATTAGCAACGCTTTTTGTTGGGGGTAATGCACTGGCCGCTGAAGCTGTGAAGCAAGCCTCTGCGGCACAGACAGCACAGCGTCAGAAAATGACCGACTGTAATCAACAGGCTACGACGCAAAGTCTCAAAGGAGATGAGCGCAAGACTTTCATGAGTCATTGCCTGAAAGCCGAAACCAAATCTATGACGCCACAGCAGAATAAAATGAAGTCCTGTAACGCGGATGCTGCGAAAAAAGATCTGAAAGGTGATGCTCGTAAAACCTTTATGAGCACATGTTTGAAAAAAGCTGCGTAA
- a CDS encoding response regulator transcription factor yields MPRLLLVDDHPLVEVAIEAALQRSGSDWVLDSVDDDQLAMSRLASNAYQLVVLDIGLPEVDGLQLLKRILRHYPAQAVLIYTAQEEEVYARLAMAGGASGFINKGQPMAVLVEAFDALSQGEHFFPEWLEYDAETEGEESTSSLTLKELQIIGLLAQGHSNLQIASMLNISNKTVSTHKKNILRKTGANNLFELAAVYKEMQNG; encoded by the coding sequence ATGCCAAGGTTACTGCTAGTCGATGACCATCCTCTTGTTGAAGTTGCTATCGAGGCGGCGCTACAGCGCTCGGGCAGCGACTGGGTGCTCGATAGCGTCGACGACGACCAGTTGGCGATGTCCAGACTGGCGTCAAATGCCTATCAGTTGGTCGTACTCGATATTGGTCTGCCGGAGGTTGACGGCCTGCAGCTGCTGAAACGTATACTTCGCCATTACCCGGCTCAGGCGGTACTGATTTATACCGCACAGGAGGAAGAGGTGTATGCGCGGCTGGCGATGGCGGGCGGTGCCAGCGGCTTTATCAATAAGGGACAGCCGATGGCGGTGCTGGTTGAGGCTTTTGATGCCCTGAGTCAAGGAGAGCACTTCTTTCCTGAGTGGCTGGAGTACGACGCAGAAACAGAGGGGGAAGAATCAACCTCATCATTAACGCTGAAAGAGTTGCAAATAATAGGCCTATTAGCCCAAGGACATTCCAATCTGCAAATTGCCAGCATGTTAAATATAAGTAATAAAACGGTCAGCACGCACAAGAAAAATATATTACGTAAAACCGGTGCCAATAATTTATTTGAATTAGCCGCCGTTTATAAAGAAATGCAGAACGGATGA
- the gpmA gene encoding 2,3-diphosphoglycerate-dependent phosphoglycerate mutase yields MAVTKLVLVRHGESQWNQENRFTGWHDVDLSDKGRTEAKQAGQLLKDEGFQFDFAYTSVLKRAIHTLWSVLDELDQPWLPVEKSWKLNERHYGALQGLDKAETAAKYGDEQVKQWRRGFRVTPPELEKTDERFPGHDPRYAKLRPEELPTTESLALTIERVIPYWTDVIKPRLESGERVIVAAHGNSLRALVKYLDDLSEDEILELNIPTGVPLVYEFDENFKPIKHYYLGNAEEIAAKAAAVANQGKAK; encoded by the coding sequence ATGGCTGTAACCAAGCTGGTTCTTGTAAGACACGGCGAAAGTCAATGGAACCAAGAAAACCGTTTCACGGGTTGGCATGATGTTGATCTTTCCGACAAAGGTCGTACTGAAGCAAAACAGGCAGGTCAACTGCTTAAAGATGAAGGCTTCCAGTTTGATTTCGCTTACACGTCTGTACTGAAACGTGCCATCCACACTCTTTGGAGTGTTCTGGACGAATTAGACCAGCCGTGGCTGCCGGTTGAAAAGTCCTGGAAACTGAACGAACGTCACTACGGTGCGTTGCAGGGTCTCGACAAAGCTGAAACCGCGGCCAAATACGGTGACGAGCAGGTTAAACAGTGGCGCCGCGGCTTCCGCGTTACGCCTCCAGAGCTTGAAAAAACTGACGAGCGCTTCCCAGGCCATGACCCGCGTTATGCGAAACTGCGCCCTGAAGAACTGCCAACGACTGAAAGCCTGGCCCTGACCATTGAGCGCGTTATTCCTTACTGGACTGACGTTATCAAACCACGCCTTGAAAGCGGCGAGCGCGTCATCGTTGCTGCGCACGGTAACTCACTGCGTGCACTGGTTAAATACCTTGATGACCTCAGTGAAGACGAAATCCTTGAGCTGAACATCCCTACCGGTGTTCCGCTGGTTTATGAGTTTGATGAAAACTTCAAACCTATCAAGCATTACTACCTGGGCAACGCTGAAGAAATCGCTGCCAAAGCGGCTGCGGTTGCTAATCAGGGTAAAGCCAAGTAA
- the galK gene encoding galactokinase, with amino-acid sequence MELKDKTLKIFEEKFGYPATITIKAPGRVNLIGEHTDYNDGFVLPCAIDYETVIACGQRNDRTIRVIAADYDNQQDEFSLDEPILSTNALPWANYVRGVVKHLMLRNGDFSGADMVISGNVPQGAGLSSSASLEVAVGQALKSLYDLPIDGVELALNGQEAENQFVGCNCGIMDQLISALGKENHALLIDCRSLETKAVSMPENASVVIINSNVKRGLVDSEYNTRRKQCEEAARFFGVKALRDVDLAQFAAKQEGLDPLTARRARHVITENDRTEAAAIALSHGDLKKMGVLMAESHASMRDDFEITVPPIDTLVEIVKSVIGEQGGVRMTGGGFGGCIVALIPSELVEQVRKTVAHEYHAKTGIKETFYVCQASEGASIC; translated from the coding sequence ATGGAATTAAAAGACAAAACATTAAAAATATTTGAAGAAAAATTTGGCTATCCGGCTACCATCACGATTAAAGCTCCGGGCCGCGTCAACCTGATTGGCGAGCACACTGATTATAACGACGGCTTCGTTCTGCCCTGCGCGATTGACTACGAAACGGTCATTGCCTGTGGCCAGCGCAATGACCGCACAATTCGCGTGATTGCCGCCGACTACGACAACCAACAGGATGAGTTCTCACTCGATGAGCCGATCCTTAGCACCAACGCGCTGCCGTGGGCTAACTACGTGCGCGGGGTGGTTAAACATCTCATGCTGCGCAACGGGGATTTTTCCGGCGCAGACATGGTTATTAGTGGCAATGTGCCGCAGGGCGCAGGTCTCAGCTCGTCGGCCTCGCTTGAAGTTGCCGTAGGTCAGGCGTTAAAAAGCCTGTATGACCTGCCGATAGACGGCGTTGAGCTAGCTTTAAACGGTCAGGAAGCCGAAAACCAGTTCGTGGGCTGCAACTGCGGCATTATGGATCAGCTAATTTCGGCGCTGGGTAAAGAAAACCACGCACTGCTGATTGACTGCCGTTCGCTGGAAACCAAAGCCGTTTCCATGCCTGAAAACGCGTCTGTGGTTATTATCAACTCCAATGTAAAACGCGGCCTGGTTGACAGCGAATACAACACTCGCCGCAAACAGTGTGAGGAAGCAGCGCGCTTCTTCGGCGTGAAAGCGCTGCGTGACGTTGACTTGGCGCAGTTTGCCGCTAAGCAGGAAGGCCTCGACCCGCTCACCGCGCGCCGTGCTCGCCACGTGATTACCGAAAATGACCGAACCGAAGCCGCCGCCATTGCGTTGAGCCACGGTGATCTGAAAAAAATGGGCGTGCTGATGGCTGAATCTCATGCCTCAATGCGTGACGACTTCGAAATCACCGTGCCACCGATTGATACTCTGGTTGAAATTGTTAAATCGGTGATTGGTGAACAAGGCGGAGTGCGCATGACCGGCGGGGGGTTTGGTGGCTGCATTGTCGCCCTGATACCCAGCGAGCTGGTCGAGCAGGTTCGCAAAACTGTGGCGCATGAATATCACGCCAAAACCGGCATTAAAGAAACATTTTACGTCTGCCAGGCTTCAGAAGGTGCCAGCATATGTTAA